From the Thermococcus sp. 18S1 genome, one window contains:
- a CDS encoding glycosyltransferase family 2 protein produces MEPLTGAVDIVVSVLRFIWLFSVAIIYPVFFYYIALTIAGLRYNSKFKEPEIPEELPSVTILIPARNEAVVIKDTLLAMANLDYPKNKLEVLLLDDGSTDDTVRVAEDVAKEYPFIRVVRVENGGRGKSYVLNYGLKLAKGEVIAVYDADNRPEPGALKALVAMLSDETPAVTGKVRTINWNRNILTRFICMEYLYFQLAGQSGKSKLYKTAVLPGTNFVIRRDLLEELGGWDEEALAEDLELSFRIIATGKRIAYNPLAITWEQEPESWRVWFRQRTRWAAGNVYTVREHIKRFREIPGWGLRFDLLLTLMVYYLLAIAVIVADVAFVALLVTFGNITWFTGLILSFVYVSFLLEIFAGLYDGKIRSVGCWLLAPLMYYTYSQIWIFISLAGLWEAGKAKKVWYKTPRTAV; encoded by the coding sequence ATGGAGCCGCTAACTGGTGCCGTGGACATCGTAGTGTCCGTCCTCCGCTTCATCTGGCTGTTCTCAGTTGCGATTATCTACCCAGTGTTCTTCTACTACATAGCCCTGACGATAGCTGGGTTGAGGTACAACTCAAAGTTCAAGGAGCCCGAGATTCCAGAGGAACTTCCCTCCGTCACCATCCTCATCCCCGCCCGGAACGAGGCCGTGGTGATAAAGGACACGCTTCTGGCGATGGCAAACCTCGACTATCCAAAGAATAAACTGGAGGTTCTACTCTTGGACGACGGTTCCACTGACGACACGGTGAGGGTAGCCGAGGATGTCGCCAAGGAATACCCGTTCATCAGGGTAGTCCGTGTTGAGAATGGAGGCAGGGGAAAGAGCTACGTCCTGAACTACGGCCTAAAGCTGGCGAAGGGAGAGGTCATAGCGGTCTATGACGCGGACAACAGACCCGAGCCCGGGGCGCTCAAGGCTCTGGTGGCGATGCTGAGCGATGAGACGCCGGCAGTAACTGGAAAGGTCAGGACGATAAACTGGAACAGGAACATCCTCACGAGGTTCATATGCATGGAGTACCTCTACTTCCAGCTGGCAGGTCAGAGTGGAAAGAGCAAACTCTACAAAACCGCGGTGCTTCCAGGGACGAACTTCGTTATCAGAAGGGACCTGCTCGAAGAGCTCGGCGGCTGGGACGAGGAAGCCCTGGCCGAGGATCTGGAGCTGTCATTCAGGATAATCGCAACGGGCAAGAGGATAGCCTACAATCCACTCGCCATCACCTGGGAGCAGGAGCCCGAGAGCTGGCGTGTGTGGTTCAGGCAGCGGACGCGCTGGGCGGCGGGAAACGTCTACACCGTGAGGGAGCACATAAAGAGGTTCCGCGAGATTCCCGGCTGGGGTCTGCGCTTTGACCTGCTCCTCACGCTGATGGTGTACTACCTCCTGGCGATAGCGGTCATAGTGGCGGACGTGGCCTTCGTAGCGCTCCTGGTAACCTTCGGAAACATCACATGGTTCACGGGGCTCATCTTGAGCTTCGTTTATGTCTCGTTCCTGCTGGAGATATTCGCCGGCCTCTACGACGGAAAGATAAGGAGCGTTGGCTGCTGGCTCCTTGCGCCGCTCATGTACTACACCTACTCCCAGATATGGATATTCATTTCGCTGGCCGGCCTCTGGGAGGCTGGAAAAGCCAAGAAGGTGTGGTACAAGACCCCGCGGACGGCGGTTTAG
- the sfsA gene encoding DNA/RNA nuclease SfsA produces the protein MELLRLNVVPCTFRKRLNRFVALVEVDGEERKALVTNTGRLEEFMVPGRKAFCTPKTGGKTDFVLVAFEDLGGKGAVIDTRTQAKAFERALEFGLVPWLRDCRIKRKEITVGKSRLDYLFECPEGEVYAEMKSAVLRGGNKGEYAMYPDCPSLRGQKHIRELIELSKAGKKAMIFFIGAMPGVERFRPYGRGDPEIARLLREANKVGVEIHALGISLLPDGRVVLERPSLEIEL, from the coding sequence ATGGAGTTGCTTAGGCTTAACGTAGTCCCCTGCACCTTCCGCAAAAGGCTCAACCGCTTCGTGGCGCTGGTAGAGGTTGATGGTGAGGAAAGGAAAGCCCTGGTGACCAACACCGGCCGATTGGAGGAGTTCATGGTTCCGGGCAGGAAGGCCTTCTGCACGCCCAAGACCGGTGGAAAGACGGACTTCGTTCTGGTCGCCTTCGAGGACCTGGGCGGAAAAGGGGCGGTGATAGACACCCGAACCCAGGCCAAAGCATTCGAAAGGGCTCTGGAGTTCGGGTTGGTTCCATGGCTTAGGGACTGCAGGATAAAGAGGAAGGAAATCACGGTCGGCAAATCGCGCCTCGATTACCTCTTCGAATGTCCTGAAGGGGAGGTCTACGCCGAGATGAAGAGCGCCGTCCTGCGCGGCGGGAATAAGGGCGAGTACGCGATGTACCCGGACTGCCCGAGCCTCAGAGGACAGAAGCACATCAGGGAGCTTATAGAGCTCTCTAAAGCTGGGAAAAAAGCCATGATCTTCTTCATCGGCGCGATGCCGGGCGTTGAGAGATTCCGTCCCTACGGGAGGGGCGACCCGGAGATAGCGAGGCTCCTTAGAGAGGCGAACAAGGTGGGCGTTGAAATCCACGCGCTGGGCATATCCCTCCTGCCAGATGGGAGGGTCGTTCTTGAGAGGCCGAGCCTTGAAATCGAGCTCTAA
- a CDS encoding M42 family metallopeptidase yields MVDYELLKKIIEAPGVTGYEFLGVRDVVIEAFKPYVDEITVDKLGNVIAHKKGKGPKVMLAGHMDQIGLMVTHIEKNGFLRVAPVGGVDPRTLIAQRFKVWIGPNEFIYGVGGSVPPHIQKPEQRSKAPTWDQVFIDIGAESKEEAEEMGVKIGTVITWDGRLERLGKHRLVSIAHDDRIAVYILVEAARQLAETDADVYFVATVQEEVGLRGAKVSSFGIDPDYGFALDVTIAADVPGTPEHKQISQLGKGVAIKIMDRSVICHPTIVRWMEEIAKKHEIPYQWDILTGGGTDAGAIHLNKAGVPTGGISIPARYIHSNTEVVDERDVDAAVKLTVKVLEEIPELKL; encoded by the coding sequence ATGGTTGACTACGAGCTTCTCAAAAAGATTATAGAGGCGCCGGGAGTTACCGGCTACGAGTTCCTTGGCGTCAGGGACGTTGTTATTGAGGCTTTCAAGCCCTACGTCGATGAGATAACCGTTGACAAGCTCGGAAACGTTATCGCCCACAAGAAGGGCAAGGGTCCGAAGGTCATGCTCGCAGGGCACATGGACCAGATCGGCCTCATGGTGACCCACATAGAGAAGAACGGATTCCTCCGCGTTGCACCGGTTGGCGGTGTTGACCCGAGGACACTCATAGCCCAGCGCTTCAAGGTCTGGATCGGTCCGAACGAGTTCATCTACGGTGTCGGTGGAAGCGTCCCACCGCACATCCAGAAGCCGGAGCAGAGGAGCAAGGCCCCGACCTGGGATCAGGTATTCATAGACATAGGCGCCGAGAGCAAGGAAGAGGCCGAGGAGATGGGGGTCAAGATAGGCACCGTCATCACCTGGGACGGCAGGCTCGAGAGGCTTGGAAAGCACCGCCTCGTCAGCATAGCCCACGACGACAGGATAGCGGTCTACATCCTCGTCGAGGCCGCGAGGCAGCTGGCCGAGACCGACGCGGATGTCTACTTCGTCGCCACCGTCCAGGAGGAGGTCGGCCTCCGCGGTGCGAAGGTCTCGTCCTTCGGCATAGACCCTGACTACGGCTTCGCACTCGACGTCACCATAGCGGCAGACGTTCCGGGAACGCCGGAGCACAAGCAGATAAGCCAGCTCGGAAAGGGCGTCGCGATTAAGATAATGGACCGCTCCGTCATCTGCCACCCGACGATCGTCCGCTGGATGGAGGAAATAGCCAAGAAGCACGAGATCCCCTACCAGTGGGACATCCTCACCGGCGGCGGAACGGACGCGGGAGCGATACACCTCAACAAGGCAGGCGTTCCAACCGGTGGAATAAGCATTCCAGCGCGCTACATCCACTCCAACACCGAGGTCGTTGACGAGCGCGACGTCGATGCCGCGGTCAAGCTGACCGTCAAGGTTCTTGAGGAGATCCCAGAGCTGAAGCTCTGA
- a CDS encoding helicase C-terminal domain-containing protein — MTDYFPYKNLRPNQRNFIELVSKAVENGENVIIEAPTGFGKTVSVLAGVLPHAKEMGYKVLYLARTHRQMDRVIEELKAISRKSPVSGVELRSRKDLCLHTYLTQFTSDAYTAMVVCKNLKKMGKCEFYENEKKKKAEFDELVRFFLGEPSHPAEILDYSQTLELCPYDLTKRIAEKADVIVASYLYLLSPTIRENFISSLDLDYSDLIVVFDEAHNLPDQAISALSDKISINTINRAIKEADEYNEHEIANFLSILGRGLEILFQEKLANRDIQETAIQPELVFSHVVEVLGLDTRWLVKTLNDMVAVGDSIREDRIEKGKPPRSYIGRVGEFLLLWLSLIGREDYLFLMSRDRGLSLELVALDPSKALGFIKDVQSAIFMSGTLTPLEAFRDVMGVENARLKKFPRMVKRENAQVLVAKDVSTRGDERSLQVYRKMVDYIVEAARIIPKNVGVFAASYEVLQGLLSANLQVRLEETGKAVFIEKQGVSSAENDLMVAQFKAHARGNGAVLLGVMGGRNSEGQDYSGDEMNGVVLVGIPYARPTPRVQARIRYFERKFPEKGRYYGYYLPAHRKLVQAAGRVHRSAEEKGSIVVLDYRLLWRGIRKDLPDWMVETVRPVDLGRMRLYLKRFWENGERFKKAPRKV, encoded by the coding sequence ATGACCGACTACTTCCCGTACAAAAACCTGCGACCGAACCAGCGCAATTTCATAGAACTGGTCTCAAAAGCCGTTGAAAACGGAGAGAACGTCATCATCGAGGCACCCACAGGATTCGGAAAGACCGTGAGCGTCCTGGCGGGAGTACTCCCCCACGCCAAGGAGATGGGCTACAAGGTGCTCTACCTGGCCAGAACACACAGGCAGATGGACAGGGTCATAGAGGAGCTGAAGGCGATAAGCAGGAAGAGCCCCGTTTCCGGCGTTGAACTCAGGAGCAGGAAGGACCTCTGCCTGCACACGTACCTCACCCAGTTCACGAGCGACGCATACACCGCAATGGTCGTCTGCAAGAACCTCAAGAAGATGGGCAAATGCGAGTTCTACGAGAACGAAAAGAAGAAAAAGGCGGAGTTCGACGAGCTGGTGCGCTTCTTCCTCGGGGAGCCGAGTCACCCCGCGGAGATACTCGACTACTCCCAGACCCTGGAGCTGTGCCCCTACGATTTAACCAAGAGGATAGCGGAGAAGGCGGACGTGATAGTCGCCAGCTACCTCTACCTCCTCAGCCCCACCATACGTGAGAACTTCATAAGCTCCCTGGACCTCGATTACTCCGACCTGATAGTCGTCTTTGACGAGGCCCACAACCTTCCGGATCAGGCGATTTCGGCACTCAGCGATAAAATAAGCATAAACACAATCAACAGGGCAATAAAAGAGGCCGACGAATACAACGAGCACGAGATAGCAAACTTCCTGAGCATCCTGGGCAGGGGGCTGGAGATACTGTTCCAGGAAAAACTGGCGAACAGGGACATCCAGGAGACCGCCATCCAGCCCGAGCTGGTGTTCTCTCACGTTGTCGAGGTTCTTGGATTGGACACGAGGTGGCTCGTCAAGACACTCAACGACATGGTGGCGGTCGGGGATTCGATAAGGGAGGATAGGATAGAAAAGGGCAAACCTCCCCGCTCCTACATCGGGCGCGTCGGCGAGTTCCTTCTCCTGTGGCTCTCCCTCATCGGAAGGGAGGACTACCTGTTCCTCATGAGCAGGGACAGGGGGCTGAGCCTCGAGCTCGTTGCCCTCGACCCATCCAAGGCCCTGGGCTTCATAAAGGACGTCCAGAGCGCGATATTCATGTCCGGAACGCTCACCCCGCTTGAGGCCTTCCGCGATGTTATGGGCGTGGAGAACGCCCGCCTGAAGAAGTTCCCGAGGATGGTAAAGCGCGAGAACGCCCAGGTTTTGGTGGCCAAAGACGTCTCAACTAGGGGCGATGAGCGCTCGCTCCAGGTTTACCGGAAGATGGTGGACTACATCGTGGAAGCGGCGAGGATAATCCCGAAGAACGTCGGGGTTTTCGCGGCATCCTACGAGGTTCTCCAGGGTCTTTTATCCGCGAACCTCCAGGTTAGGCTGGAGGAGACGGGAAAGGCGGTCTTCATCGAGAAGCAGGGTGTCTCTTCGGCCGAGAACGACCTCATGGTCGCCCAGTTCAAGGCCCATGCGAGGGGCAACGGGGCGGTCCTGCTCGGCGTGATGGGCGGCAGGAACAGCGAGGGACAGGACTACAGCGGGGACGAAATGAACGGCGTGGTGCTCGTCGGAATCCCCTACGCGAGGCCAACGCCGAGGGTTCAGGCAAGGATAAGGTACTTCGAACGCAAGTTCCCGGAGAAGGGCAGGTACTACGGCTACTACCTGCCTGCCCACAGAAAGCTCGTCCAGGCTGCCGGAAGGGTGCACCGTTCGGCGGAGGAGAAGGGTTCGATAGTGGTCCTCGACTACCGCCTGCTCTGGAGGGGGATAAGGAAAGACCTGCCGGACTGGATGGTGGAAACGGTGAGACCCGTTGACCTGGGGAGGATGAGACTCTACCTCAAGAGGTTCTGGGAAAATGGCGAAAGATTTAAAAAGGCCCCCCGAAAGGTATAA
- a CDS encoding rhomboid family intramembrane serine protease translates to MGVERYFYRYGKATFTLFLINVAVYVIEVILSGNPFSISIEVLAKLGQWNYAVLYLNYWWQLLTAMFVHVGILHIGFNMYFLLMMGRQLEGILGPKRLVMVYLVSGLAGNLLTLLLLPLNSVSAGASGALFGIVGALILITGVVGGNMQGALINAFVLFLINSLLPSVNIYAHLGGLVVGMAIGYYYGKRIKRHLMARMYGYGW, encoded by the coding sequence ATGGGCGTTGAAAGATATTTCTACCGCTACGGAAAGGCGACGTTCACGCTGTTCCTGATAAACGTGGCTGTTTACGTGATCGAGGTAATCCTCAGCGGAAATCCCTTCAGCATAAGCATCGAAGTTTTGGCGAAGCTCGGCCAGTGGAACTACGCGGTTCTTTATCTCAACTACTGGTGGCAGCTCCTCACCGCGATGTTCGTGCACGTCGGCATACTCCACATAGGCTTTAACATGTACTTCCTCCTGATGATGGGCAGGCAGCTCGAGGGCATACTCGGGCCGAAGAGGCTCGTCATGGTCTACCTCGTCTCAGGCCTTGCCGGAAACCTGCTGACGCTCCTCCTGTTGCCCCTTAACTCGGTCAGTGCCGGCGCGAGCGGGGCGCTCTTTGGCATAGTCGGAGCGCTGATACTTATAACCGGAGTCGTTGGTGGCAACATGCAGGGGGCGTTAATAAACGCCTTCGTGCTCTTCCTGATAAACAGCCTGCTGCCGAGCGTTAACATCTACGCCCACCTCGGCGGGCTCGTCGTCGGAATGGCCATTGGCTACTACTACGGCAAACGGATCAAGAGACACCTGATGGCGAGGATGTATGGGTACGGGTGGTGA
- a CDS encoding bifunctional fructose-bisphosphatase/inositol-phosphate phosphatase → MEIAWNEVALETAREVEKVVMPLFGTPEAGETVGTNVSGDVTKYVDKVAEDAVIGRLEPLGVNLVSEEIGFIDNGSDYTVVVDPIDGSYNFAAGIPVFAFSFAVFKGKKPVYGAIYEFVPKHFYEAVPGKGAFMDGRRITVRKPERGKEALSFYTRGRCTGLIKRVKRVRVLGAIAVELTYLAKGALDGVLDIRNYVRPTDIAAGALIAKEAGAIVTDETGRELEIHLSATEQTNIIAVNDRYLLDMIREELENGR, encoded by the coding sequence ATGGAGATAGCGTGGAACGAAGTGGCCCTTGAGACGGCCCGAGAGGTTGAGAAGGTTGTGATGCCCCTCTTTGGAACCCCCGAGGCAGGGGAAACCGTGGGGACGAATGTGAGCGGGGACGTGACGAAATACGTTGACAAGGTCGCGGAGGATGCGGTCATCGGCCGTCTCGAGCCCCTGGGCGTCAATCTGGTAAGCGAGGAGATAGGCTTCATAGACAACGGGAGCGACTATACCGTTGTGGTTGATCCCATAGACGGTTCCTACAACTTTGCCGCGGGAATACCGGTATTCGCCTTCAGCTTTGCGGTTTTCAAGGGGAAAAAGCCAGTTTACGGAGCCATCTACGAATTCGTGCCGAAGCACTTCTACGAAGCCGTGCCTGGGAAGGGCGCGTTCATGGACGGCAGACGGATAACGGTCAGGAAGCCGGAGCGTGGGAAAGAGGCCCTGAGCTTCTACACACGAGGAAGGTGTACCGGACTGATAAAGAGGGTCAAACGCGTTCGTGTCCTCGGGGCGATAGCCGTTGAGCTTACCTACCTGGCAAAGGGGGCCCTCGATGGCGTTCTGGATATCCGGAACTACGTCCGCCCGACGGATATAGCCGCCGGTGCGCTGATAGCGAAGGAGGCGGGTGCCATCGTGACCGACGAGACAGGTAGGGAGCTGGAGATACACCTGAGCGCGACCGAGCAGACGAACATAATAGCCGTGAACGACCGCTACCTGCTCGACATGATACGGGAGGAGCTGGAAAATGGGCGTTGA
- a CDS encoding DUF63 family protein has translation MGLYEFFYEYFIRPIQENQGYNPVNTVVYAIILGIAVLLLYRMLKRMEIRVDGRFFKALIPYIILGPLMRSMTDVGVLPRTYLTVSPGGYFVIAAFAIASLYIVWRHVGPGERLYPLYRDFGWVLVGGLLFLLVINLDKVSFNWEVFKYFIPALVIAEGAVWLLAKKVGVIKDNSALFYTHFYDATTTFVGIQFLGYWEQHVLARWLIDTFGTAAVMYLEKFLILLPVVWILDRWMADEDPDLINFVKLTVFILGFGPGTRNLLIMLMGG, from the coding sequence ATGGGGCTCTACGAGTTCTTTTACGAGTACTTCATCAGACCCATACAGGAGAACCAGGGTTACAACCCAGTGAATACGGTTGTCTACGCCATAATCCTGGGCATAGCAGTCCTGCTGCTGTACAGGATGCTCAAGCGAATGGAAATCCGGGTTGATGGCCGCTTCTTTAAGGCGCTCATTCCGTATATAATCCTTGGACCGCTGATGAGGAGCATGACGGATGTCGGAGTGCTCCCAAGAACGTACCTCACCGTGAGCCCTGGCGGCTACTTCGTCATAGCGGCCTTTGCGATAGCTTCCCTGTACATCGTCTGGAGGCATGTCGGGCCGGGCGAGAGGCTCTACCCGCTCTACCGTGACTTCGGCTGGGTGCTGGTGGGTGGACTGCTCTTCCTGCTCGTCATAAACCTCGACAAGGTCAGCTTCAACTGGGAAGTTTTCAAGTACTTCATCCCCGCCCTGGTTATAGCGGAAGGGGCGGTATGGCTGCTCGCGAAGAAGGTCGGGGTTATCAAAGACAACAGCGCCCTCTTCTACACCCACTTCTACGACGCGACCACCACGTTCGTTGGGATTCAGTTCCTTGGATACTGGGAGCAGCACGTTCTCGCGAGGTGGCTCATAGACACCTTCGGAACGGCGGCGGTCATGTACCTCGAAAAGTTCCTCATTCTCCTCCCGGTGGTCTGGATACTCGACAGGTGGATGGCGGACGAGGACCCTGATTTGATAAACTTCGTGAAGCTGACGGTGTTCATCCTCGGCTTCGGGCCTGGAACGAGAAACCTGCTGATAATGTTGATGGGTGGTTGA
- a CDS encoding NAD(P)-dependent glycerol-1-phosphate dehydrogenase, producing the protein MHLMQLPREVLLGENLKGEVVNVAKRLGLGRKALVLYGKHTKKIAGGEVEENLSGEYEVDGLTVKGATMEEVNRTLDEIRDGGFDWLIAVGGGSIIDVAKLASFKAGVPFISFPTTASHDGIASANASIKDIGAKTSVKAVPPIAVVADVEVIKTAPYRYLAAGVGDMISNLTAVKDWQLAHRIKGEYYSEYAASLSLMSAKMVIKNADIIRLGNEESVRKVVKGLISCGVAMSIAGSSRPASGAEHLFSHALDAIAPKPALHGEQVGVGTIIMAYLHGMKWERVRETLKRVGAPTNAYELGIDPEYIIEALTIAHTIRPERYTILGKDGLTREAAEKAAKITGVI; encoded by the coding sequence GTGCACCTGATGCAGCTCCCGCGAGAGGTTTTGCTCGGCGAGAATCTAAAGGGAGAAGTTGTGAACGTCGCGAAGAGGCTAGGTCTGGGAAGAAAGGCGCTCGTGCTCTACGGGAAACACACAAAAAAGATAGCGGGCGGAGAGGTCGAGGAGAACCTCTCGGGGGAGTACGAGGTAGATGGCCTCACCGTTAAAGGCGCGACGATGGAGGAGGTAAACCGGACCCTCGATGAAATCAGGGACGGCGGATTTGACTGGCTCATAGCCGTCGGCGGCGGGAGCATCATAGACGTCGCCAAGCTCGCCTCTTTCAAAGCGGGAGTTCCCTTCATCAGCTTTCCAACCACCGCCTCACACGACGGCATAGCGAGCGCCAACGCTTCGATAAAGGACATCGGAGCGAAGACTTCGGTTAAAGCGGTGCCCCCCATAGCCGTCGTGGCGGACGTCGAGGTCATAAAAACCGCCCCTTACCGCTACCTCGCGGCTGGCGTGGGCGACATGATAAGCAACCTGACGGCGGTGAAGGACTGGCAGCTGGCCCACCGCATTAAGGGCGAGTACTACAGCGAGTACGCGGCCTCGCTGAGCCTGATGAGCGCCAAGATGGTGATAAAGAACGCGGACATAATACGCCTCGGCAACGAGGAGAGCGTGAGAAAGGTTGTTAAGGGCCTCATCTCCTGCGGCGTGGCCATGAGCATAGCGGGCTCTTCGAGGCCAGCGAGCGGTGCGGAGCATCTCTTCAGCCACGCGCTCGATGCTATAGCTCCTAAACCGGCCCTGCACGGCGAACAGGTCGGGGTGGGGACGATAATAATGGCCTACCTCCACGGCATGAAGTGGGAACGTGTTAGGGAAACCTTAAAGAGGGTGGGGGCGCCAACTAACGCATACGAGCTTGGGATCGACCCGGAGTATATAATCGAGGCGTTAACGATTGCCCACACGATACGACCCGAGCGTTACACCATCCTTGGGAAGGACGGCCTCACGCGAGAGGCAGCGGAGAAGGCCGCTAAAATCACCGGAGTCATCTGA
- a CDS encoding UPF0179 family protein: MAIITLVGEKLARPGVEFIYYGPAEPCKTCKLAGVCVGNLEPGRRYKILRVRSMPSHSCPLHEGKVRVVEVVEPSIEVAIEPRLAIAGSVIKLKFEECSDPEKAELFSPEGLFEGDHVKIIEILGDVECNGRTYKHVKVMRKKD; the protein is encoded by the coding sequence ATGGCAATAATCACGTTAGTTGGGGAAAAACTGGCAAGACCCGGGGTTGAATTCATATATTACGGCCCGGCTGAACCGTGCAAGACGTGCAAGCTCGCAGGAGTCTGCGTCGGAAACCTCGAACCCGGCAGGAGATACAAAATCCTCCGCGTGAGGAGCATGCCCTCGCACTCCTGCCCGCTTCACGAGGGCAAGGTTCGCGTCGTCGAGGTCGTCGAGCCCAGCATCGAAGTAGCGATAGAGCCGAGGCTGGCGATAGCGGGCTCGGTGATAAAGCTCAAGTTCGAGGAGTGCAGCGACCCGGAGAAGGCAGAGCTTTTCAGCCCCGAGGGCCTCTTCGAGGGCGACCACGTAAAGATAATAGAAATCCTCGGCGACGTCGAGTGCAACGGCAGGACCTACAAGCACGTCAAGGTTATGCGCAAGAAGGACTGA
- a CDS encoding biotin-dependent carboxyltransferase family protein codes for MIELLNVPSLLTVQDSGRRGYRKLGVPVSGFMDDYSARIANYLVGNPGDAPLLEFLLAGPTLRFNASCVFAVVGDVDLRLNGAPIEPWMSHWAKRGDVLEVGALKNGLYGYIAFAGGIKCEPLLGSCSAYPKAGLGRSLKAGDVLNLGYSVLTGKDGRYLPPELRPDYSAKEKTVRVVLGPNLDHFTGEGIETFLSESYTVTPESDRMGYRLDGKAIEHSEKGAGIVTDAIPTGSIQVPANGKPIVMLRDAQTTGGYAKIAVVSTADLPIVAQSRPGERLRFEAVSVDEARELLIGREKTLMAIRDFLDGKMRAYRIRTGEEELIAFTKVEKE; via the coding sequence ATGATTGAGCTCCTCAACGTCCCTTCACTCCTCACCGTTCAGGACTCCGGCAGGAGAGGCTACCGAAAGCTTGGTGTCCCCGTTTCCGGCTTCATGGACGATTACTCCGCGAGGATAGCTAACTACCTCGTCGGAAACCCCGGTGATGCGCCTCTCCTTGAGTTCCTCCTCGCCGGCCCAACGCTCAGGTTCAACGCTTCCTGCGTTTTTGCTGTTGTTGGGGACGTTGACCTCAGACTCAACGGCGCCCCCATTGAACCCTGGATGAGCCACTGGGCAAAGAGGGGTGACGTCCTTGAGGTTGGCGCTTTGAAAAACGGGCTCTACGGCTACATAGCCTTCGCCGGCGGGATAAAGTGTGAGCCGCTCCTCGGGAGTTGCTCGGCCTATCCCAAGGCCGGGCTTGGAAGGTCTCTGAAGGCCGGGGATGTTCTGAACCTCGGCTACTCGGTACTAACCGGGAAGGATGGGAGATACCTCCCTCCGGAACTGAGGCCGGACTATTCAGCGAAGGAAAAGACCGTCCGCGTCGTTCTCGGCCCCAACCTCGACCACTTCACCGGGGAGGGGATAGAGACCTTCCTGAGCGAGTCCTATACCGTAACTCCCGAGTCCGACAGGATGGGCTACCGTCTCGATGGAAAGGCCATAGAGCACTCGGAGAAGGGCGCAGGGATAGTGACGGACGCCATACCGACCGGCTCGATTCAGGTTCCGGCCAACGGAAAGCCAATAGTGATGCTCCGGGACGCCCAGACGACCGGCGGCTACGCTAAGATAGCCGTCGTTTCAACGGCAGACCTTCCCATCGTTGCACAGAGCCGGCCGGGGGAGAGGCTGAGGTTTGAGGCGGTGAGCGTCGACGAAGCCCGGGAGCTTCTGATCGGGCGCGAAAAGACCCTGATGGCAATCAGGGACTTCCTTGACGGGAAGATGCGCGCCTACAGGATAAGAACGGGGGAAGAAGAGCTGATTGCGTTCACAAAAGTGGAAAAAGAATGA
- the pxpB gene encoding 5-oxoprolinase subunit PxpB: MQPTIKAAGDSALLVSFGEVIDEEVNARVHAIADAMERAGFEWLVEVVPAYSTVYVFYDPLKANFREVKAAIEPLLQVPPESFKGRLVEIPVVYGGQYGPDIGFVAEHNGLTVDDVIEIHSKSTYRVYFLGFLPGFAYLGGMDERIATPRLEKPRLKVPAGSVGIAGKQTGIYPLESPGGWRLIGRTPLRLFNPEREPPTLLRPGDMVRFVPIDESEFRELYEAEWGNGDD, from the coding sequence ATGCAACCAACGATAAAAGCCGCCGGCGATTCAGCGCTGCTCGTGTCCTTCGGCGAGGTCATCGACGAGGAAGTAAACGCCAGAGTCCATGCCATTGCCGATGCGATGGAGAGGGCTGGCTTTGAATGGCTCGTTGAGGTAGTGCCGGCTTACTCGACGGTCTACGTCTTCTACGACCCCCTCAAGGCGAACTTCAGAGAGGTGAAGGCGGCCATTGAGCCCCTCCTCCAGGTTCCGCCGGAATCCTTCAAGGGGAGGCTCGTTGAGATTCCAGTAGTTTACGGCGGCCAGTACGGCCCGGATATCGGCTTTGTGGCGGAACACAACGGCTTGACCGTCGATGACGTGATTGAAATACATTCCAAGTCGACCTATCGCGTCTACTTCCTTGGCTTTCTGCCGGGTTTCGCATACCTCGGCGGCATGGACGAGCGTATAGCAACCCCAAGACTTGAAAAACCGCGCTTAAAGGTCCCAGCCGGCTCCGTGGGGATAGCCGGGAAGCAGACTGGCATCTATCCCCTCGAAAGCCCCGGCGGCTGGAGGCTCATTGGAAGGACTCCGCTCAGACTGTTCAACCCTGAAAGGGAACCCCCGACCCTTCTAAGGCCCGGCGACATGGTGAGGTTCGTCCCCATCGATGAGTCGGAGTTCCGGGAGCTCTACGAGGCCGAATGGGGGAATGGAGATGATTGA